A stretch of the Metopolophium dirhodum isolate CAU chromosome 8, ASM1992520v1, whole genome shotgun sequence genome encodes the following:
- the LOC132950905 gene encoding splicing factor Cactin, with amino-acid sequence MSSSSRHYARSKDLYDHKKNIDEQRRHKQDKHSSKKKSKSKHKSKRRSSSSDSSSSNDEAKLLQRLQQERLKVAEERKQQKELIKGMETPEEKRFRRLMKKTAKERKRKELMGWDNDYLHYTNADNPFGDANLLSTFVWDKKMAKDGLVGVSHEELELRNRQKMEENKRELEKVKKRRMERETERQQREDEMALLQRSKEAAQFKEWEKSEDQFHLQQARLRSTIRIEDGRAKPIDLLAKYISTEEEVDAVEMHEPYIYLNGLKLKDLEDLVEDIKVYMELEKGKNFDYWNDITVIVEDELHKMRRLQKQSAFTAVGRREGIHQSVAHEVAHIFRGKTAEQLDQLKTQIEKKINSKAEGVDIGYWETLLSQLKAHVARARLRDRHQDNLKKKLEVLKAQQKMDDSQFDPEEGNSSQKIRPQLAKFNEPSSQDQPSTSTEKSPSRKEKTESSGEDISDAEQEARNIIEECAADYDACGYSPVYISSNSVELGTLVVSEIDDEKRLTFARLQVQGTGTRIENVMAVEEMALQKEARKGMTNEEAEFSVETELDHQVYLWSDKYRPRKPRYFNRVHTGFEWNKYNQTHYDMDNPPPKIVQGYKFNIFYPDLINKGSTPQYFLTACGDNPEFAVLRFHAGPPYEDIAFKIVNREWEYSYKRGFRCQFHNNIFQLWFHFKRYRYRR; translated from the exons AT gtcGTCATCATCCAGACATTATGCTAGATCTAAGGATTTATACGATcataagaaaaatattgatGAACAAAGAAGACATAAACAAGATAAACattcgtcaaaaaaaaaatctaaatcaaAACATAAGAGTAAAAGAAG GTCATCATCAAGTGACTCCTCGTCAAGCAATGATGAGGCAAAATTACTGCAACGTCTTCAACAAGAAAGACTTAAAGTTGCCGAAGAAAGAAAACAGCAAAAAGAATTAATTAAAGGTATGGAAACGCCAGAGGAAAAGCGGTTTAGGCGTTTGATGAAGAAAACAGCTAAAGAAAGAAAACGAAAAGAGTTAATGGGTTGGGATAAtgattacctacattatacaaaTGCTGACAATCCTTTTGGAGATGCAAATCTGCTTTCTACTTTTGTATGGGATAAAAAAATGGCCAAAGATGGTTTGGTCGGTGTTAGCCATGAAGAACTAGAGTTAAGGAATAGACAAAAAATGGAAGAAAACAAACGAGAATTAGAAAAAGTGAAAAAACGACGAATGGAAAGAGAAACGGAAAGGCAACAAAGGGAAGATGAGATGGCATTATTACAAAGAAGTAAAGAAGCAGCACAGTTTAAAGAATGGGAAAAAAGTGAAGATCAGTTTCATTTACAGCAAGCTCGTTTGCGTTCTACTATTCGTATTGAAGACGGAAGAG ctAAACCAATTGATCTTCTTGCCAAATACATAAGCACTGAAGAAGAAGTAGATGCTGTTGAAATGCACGAAccttatatttacttaaatggcTTAAAACTCAAAGATTTAGAAGATCTTGTTGAAGACATAAAAGTTTACATGGAACTTGAAAAAGGAAAAAACTTTGACTACTGGAATGATATAACTGTTATTGTAGAAGATGAATTGCATAAAATGAGAAGATTACAAAAACAATCAGCTTTcacag ctGTTGGCCGAAGAGAAGGAATTCATCAGTCAGTAGCTCATGAAGTCGCTCATATTTTTCGAGGTAAAACTGCTGAGCAGTTAGACCAACTAAAAActcaaatcgaaaaaaaaatcaatagtaAAGCTGAAGGGGTTGATATTGGGTACTGGGAAACTTTACTGTCACAACTAAAGG cgCATGTTGCAAGAGCACGACTTAGAGATCGGCACCaagataatttaaagaaaaaacttGAAGTATTAAAAGCTCAACAAAAGATGGACGATTCTCAATTTGATCCAGAAGAAGGAAATAGTAGTCAGAAAATCCGTCCACAATTGGCTAAATTTAATGAGCCATCAAGTCAAGATCAACCATCAACCTCTACCGAAAAATCTCCCTCAAGAAAAGAAAAAACAGAAAGTTCTGGGGAAGATATAAg tgatGCTGAACAAGAAGCTAGAAATATTATAGAAGAATGTGCTGCAGATTATGATGCTTGTGGGTATAGCCCTGTATATATTTCTTCCAATAGCGTAGAACTTGGTACTTTAGTTGTATCAGAAATAGATGACGAAAAACGCCTGACGTTTGCTAGACTGCAAGTACAAGGCACGGGGACACGTATTGAA aatGTAATGGCTGTTGAAGAAATGGCTTTACAAAAAGAAGCAAGAAAAGGTATGACCAATGAAGAGGCTGAATTTTCAGTCGAAACTGAATTGGATCATCAAGTATACTTATGGTCGGATAAGTACCGACCACGAAAacctagatattttaatag ggtACATACTGGATTTGAGTGGAATAAGTACAATCAAACTCATTATGACATGGATAATCCTCCACCAAAAATTGTTCAAGgatataagtttaatatattttatccagatttaataaataaaggttCAACTCCACAATATTTCTTG aCTGCTTGCGGAGATAATCCAGAATTCGCAGTCTTGAGATTCCATGCTGGTCCTCCATATGAAGATATTGCATTCAAGATTGTAAACAGAGAATGGGAATATTCCTATAAAAGAGGATTTCGTTGCCAgtttcataacaatatttttcagcTATGGTTTCATTTCAAACGCTATCGATATAGAAgataa